ttattattaggtgagtcaatgggacttgttctagaggtagacatctatcacataatatcaaacacgttaagagattaatatatcacataatattcatatgttaaaaatatatagtttccaacaaaaatgttaagcaatcatttttaaagaaaacacggtcgaagtccagactcactaatgcatcctaacaaactcgataagacacactaatgcaaaattctggttctctaagaccaacgctcggataccaactgaaatgtcccgttcttattgattaaaaacgttccatattaattgatttcgttgcgaggttttgacctctatatgagacgtttttcaaagactgcattcatttttaaacaaaccataacctttatttcatcaataaaggtttaaaaagctttacgtagattatcaaataatgataatctaaaatatcctgtttacacacgaccattacataatggtttacaatacaaatatgttacaacaaaataagtttcttgaatgcagtttttacacaatatcatacaagcatggactccaaatcttgtccttatttaagtatgcaacagcggaagctcttaatattcacctgagaataaacatgctttaaacgtcaacaaaaatgttagtgagttataggtttaacctatatatatcaaatcgtaacaatagaccacaagatttcatatttcaatacacatcccatacatagagataaaaatcattcatatggtgaacacctggtaaccgacaataacaagatgcatatataagaatatccccatcattccgggacacccttcggatatgatataaatttcgaagtactaaagcatctggtactttggatggggtttgttaggcccaatagatctatctttaggattcgcgtcaattagggtgtctgttccctaattcttagattaccagacttaataaaaaggggcatattcgatttcgataattcaaccatagaatgtagtttcacgtacttgtgtctattttgtaaatcatttataaaacctgcatgtattctcatcccaaaaatattagattttaaaagtgggactataactcaccttcacagatttttacttcgtcgggaagtaagatttggccactgttgattcacgaacctataacaatatatacgtatatattaaagtatgttcaaaatatatttacaacacttttaatatattttgatgttttaagtttattaagtcagctgtcctcgttagtaacctataactagttgtcctcagttagatgtacagaaataaatcgataaatattatcttgaatcaatccacgacccagtgtatacgtatctcagtattgatcacaactcaaactatatatattttggaatcaacctcaaccctgtatagctaactccaacattcacatatagagtgtctatggttgttccgaaatatatatagatgtgtcgacatgataggtcgaaacattgtatacgtgtctatggtatctcaagattacataatatacaatacaagttgattaagttatggttggaatagatttgttaccaattttcacgtagctaaaatgagaaaaattatccaatcttgttttacccataacttcttcattttaaatccgttttgagtgaatcaaattgctatggtttcatattgaactctattttatgaatctaaacagaaaaagtataggtttatagtcggaaaaataagttacaagtcgtttttgtaaaggtagtcatttcagtcgaaagaacgacgtctagatgaccattttagaaaacatacttccactttgagtttaaccataatttttggatatagtttcatgttcataataaaaataattttctcagaataacaacttttaaatcaaagtttatcatagtttttaattaactaacccaaaacagcccgcggtgttactacgacggcgtaaatccggttttacggtgtttttcgtgtttccaggttttaaatcattaagttagcatatcatatagatatagaacatgtgtttagttgattttaaaagtcaagtttgaaggattaacttttgtttgcgaacaagtttagaattaactaaactatgttctagtgattacaagtttaaaccttcgaataagatagctttatatgtatgaatcgaatgatgttatgaacatcattactaccttaatttccttggataaacctactggaaaagagaaaaatggatctagcttcaatggatccttggatggctcgaagttcttgaagcagaatcatgacacgaaaacaagttcaagtaagatcatcacttgaaataagattgttatagttatagaaattgaaccaaagtttgaatatgattattaccttgtattagaatgataacctactgtaagaaacaaagatttcttgaggttggatgatcaccttacaagattggaagtgagctagcaaacttgaaagtattcttgattttatgaaactagaacttttggaatttatgaagaacacttagaacttgaagatagaacttgagagagatcaattagatgaagaaaattgaagaatgaaagtgtttgtaggtgtttttggtcgttggtgtatggattagatataaaggatatgtaattttgttttcatgtaaataagtcatgaatgattactcatatttttgtaattttatgagatatttcatgctagttgccaaatgatggttcccacatgtgttaggtgactcacatgggctgctaagagctgatcattgaagtgtatataccaatagtacatacatctaaaagctgtgtattgtacgagtacgaatacgggtgcatacgagtagaattgttgatgaaactgaacgagaatgtaattgtaagcatttttgttaagtagaagtattttgataagtgtattgaagtctttcaaaagtgtataaatacatattaaaacactacatgtatatacattttaactgagtcgttaagtcatcgttagtcgttacatgtaagtgttgttttgaaacctttaggttaacgatcttgttaaatgttgttaacccaatgtttataatatcaaaagagattttaaattattatattatcatgatattatgatgtacgaatatctcttaatatgatatatatacattaaatgtcgttacaacgataaacgttacatatatgtctcgtttcaaaatcattaagttagtagtcttgtttttacatatgtagttcattgttaatataattaatgatatgtttacttatcataatatcatgttaactatatatataaccatatatatgtcatcatatagtttttttacaagttttaacgttcgtgaatcaccggtcaacttgggtggtcaattgtctatatgaaacctatttcaattaatcaagtcttaacaagtttgattgcttaacatgttggaaacatttaatcatgtaaacataaatctcaattaatatatataaacatgtaaaagttcgggtcactacactaaggtcatagctgagcatcagaaaccatcaggtctacttcaacaacccgaaatcccggaatggaaatgggaaaacattaccatggatttcatcactaaattgtcaaggactgcgagtggttttgatactatttgggtaatagttgatcgtctcaccaaatcagcacacttccataagagaagattacaagatggagaagttagcacgactgtatttgaaggaagtcatctctagacatggaataccaatctctattatctctgacagggatggcagatttatttcaagattctggcagacattacatcaagcattaggaactcgtctagacatgagtactgcctatcatccacaaactgataggcagagcaaaaagacgatacaaacgcttgaagacatgctacgagcatgtgttattgatttcgaaaacagttgggatcgacacctaccgttagcagaattttcctacaacaacatctaccattcaagcattgagatggcgccgtttgaagcactttatggtagaaagtacaggtctctgatttgttggagtgaagtgggggatagacagattacgggttcggagataatacaagaaactaccgagaagatcatccaaattcaataacggttgaaaaccgcccaaagtcgacaaaagagctacgctgacattaaaagaaaagatatagaatttgaaattggagagatggtcatgcttaaagttgcaccttggaaaggcgttgtttgatttggtaaacgagggaaattaaatccaaggtatattggaccattcaagattattgatcgtgtcggaccagtagcttaccgacttgagttacctcaacaactcgcggctgtacataacactttccacgtctcgaatttgaagaaattttttgctaaagaagatctcactattccgttagacgaaatccaaatcaacgaaaaacttcaattcatcgaagaacccgtcgaaataatggatcgtgaggttaaaagacttaagcaaaacaagataccaattgttaaggttcgattgaatactcgtagaggacccgagttcacctgggaacgagaagatcagatgaagaataaatacccgcacttatttccagatgatacgtcaacacctccaactgcttaaaatttcgggacgaaatttatttaacgggtaggtactgtagtggcccgaacttttccatgtttatatatattaaatgaaattgttatttacatgattaagtgtttctaacatgttaataaatcaaacttgttaagacttgtttaaatgaaataggtttcatatagacaattgaccacccaagttgaccggtgattcacgaacgttaaaacttgtaaaaactatatgatgacatatatatggatatatatatagttaacatgatattatgataagtaagtatctcattaggtattttaacaatgagttatatacataaaaatgagactattgaattaagaaactcgaaaacgatatatataacgattatcgttataacaacgtcttactaaatacatatgaatcatattaagatattgatacactatgtttaatcatgataaatgataagtaaacatgttattaagtgtattaacaatgaactacatatgtaaaaacaagactactaacttaatgatttcgaaacgagacatatatgtaacgattatcgttgtaacaacatttaactatatatatatcatactaagatatattaatatatcataatatcatgataatgtaataatttaacatctctttagatataataaacaatgggttaacaacatttaacaagatcgtaaacctaaaggtttcagaacaacacttacatgtaacgactaacgatgacttaacgactcagttaaaatgtatatacatgtagtgttttaatatgtactcatacacttttgaaagacttcaagacacttatcaaagtacttctacttaacaaaaatgcttacaattacatcctcattcattttcatcaacaattctactcgtatgcactcgtatttgtactcgtacaatacacagcttctaaatgtatttactattggtatatacactccaatgatcagctcttagcagcccatgtgagtcacctaaccatgtgggaaccatcatttaatatctagcatgaaatatctcacaaaataacaaactaatagagcctatatggtgacaccatattcacgtgaatgaacacacacatacacactttcattttgcaacttacatgcatcaaactactctctatcaagtgttcttccatttttctaagtgttcttcatcatcttcatcaaaatctagctcaatctagttcataaatccatacataaaccaagttataaaacaactactcaagaacacaccaacaacacttccaagtttgctagcttacttccaatcttgcaaatccactttgagtgatcatccaacctcaataaatctttcttatttacagtaatatatctttctaatacaaggtaatactcatattcaaactttgattcaatttctataactttaacaatcttatttcgagtagaaatcgtacttgaacttgttttcgtgtcatgattctacttcaagaactttcaagccatccaaggatcctttgaagctagatctatttttctcatttccagtagatttatccacaaaacctaaggtagtaatgatgttcataacatcattcgattcatatatataaaactatcttattcgaaagtttaaacgtgtaatcactagaacatagtttagttaattctaaacttgttcgcaaacaaaagttaatccttctaacttgacttttaaaatcaactaaacacattttttatatctatatgatatgctaacttaatgatttaaaacctgaaaacatgaaaaacaccgtaaaatcggatttacaccgtcgtagtaacaccgctggctgttttgggttagttaattaaaaactatgataaattttgatttaaaagttgttcttctgggaaaacgatttttattatgaacatgaaactatatctaaaaatcatggttaaactcaaagtggaagtatgttttacaaaatggtcatctagacgtcgttctttcgactgaaatgactacctttacaaaaacgacttgtaatctgtatttccgactataaacttatactttttctatttagattcataaacttaagttcaatatgaaaccatagcaacttgaatcactcaaaacggatttaaaacgaagaagttatgggtaaaacaagattgaataattttgcttgttgtagctacgtgaaaattggtaacaaatctatattaatcatatcctagctaacttatattgtataatacatatattctaatatattatgtaatcttgggataccatagacacgtatacaaatgttttgacatatcatatcgacccatgtatatatattatttggaacaaccatagacactctatatgcagtaatgtttgagttagctatacagggttgaggttgattccaaaaatatatatactttgagttgtgatctagcctgagacgtgtatacactgggtcgtggattgattcaagataatatatatcgatttatttctgtacatctaactgtggacaactagttgtaggttactaacgaggacagctgacttaataaactcaaatcattaaaacgtaataaaaatgttgtaaatatattttgaacatactttgatatatatgtacatatttgttataggttcatgaatcgaccagtggccaagtcttacttcccgacgaagtaaaaatctgtgaaagtgagttatagtcccacttttaaaatctaatatttttgggatgagaatacatgcagttttataaatattttacgaaatagacacaagtaattgaaactacattatatgggtgaatgatcgaagccgaatatgcccctttttcttggtagcctaagaattagtaaaccgatctactaattgactcgaatcctaaagatatatctattgggcctaacgaaccccatccaaagtaccggatgctttagtacttcgaattcgtttttatcatgtccgaagaattttccggaatgataggggatattcttatatgcatcttgttaatatcggttaccaggtgttcaccatatgaatgatttttatctctatgtatgggatgtatattgaaatatgaaatcttgtggtctattattacgatttgataaatatatatgttaaacctataactcaccaacatttttgttgacgtttaaagcatgtttattctcaggtgattattaagagcttccgctgttgcatgctaaaatatggacaagattcggtgtcagcatgattgtataatattgtttaaaactgtattcgagatttactttgttgtaacatattaatattgtaaaccaatatgtattggtagtgtgtaagtgtgatatttttagattatcatttcttgataatctaggtggtgtctttttaaccttgtcgataaaataaaggctatggtttgttttaaaaacgaatgcagtctttgaaaaacgtctcatatagaggtcaaaacctcgcaaagagatcaattaatatgaaacgtttataatcgatatgaacgggacatttcagaaactgCCGGCAAATGTAACTGTCGGATCTACGGTGGTTAGCAGCGGAACCCAAAACGGGTCAGCTCCGTTATGGCGTTTCACAAGCTTATCCACTACAGATCGCAGATCTTGTTCGTTTGAAATCGGAATTGAAGAATTCCGGCAAGGTGACGGTATATAAAAATTTAGGGTTTCTCAACAATTCTCAGATTTGGGTTTTCTTGAAATGGAAATGGGTATTTGCGAGGTTTTCATATTTAAGGTAAAGAATTATGATTTATGCTTTTACATTTCAAATATAGCATTTTTTTTAGTTTATTTTTTAGGCATGATATGGTGGAAACAATAAAGATGAGCTAAGGTTGTTTAATTGTTGTTTGTAAAGATGATGATTGTAATTTTTTTGACTTTTGGGGTTTTGATTAAATTTTTGGGGTTTTGATTTTGGGTTTTTTGTTGAAAAAGAACCTGAAAAAAAGTGACGAAGGTGAAGAATCAATAAAATTATGAAATTGACGTCTGGGGCTCAGCAAGATGAAGATGAAAAATCAACAAGGTGGTCCCTGTACTTTTAAATGATGAGAAAATGATAAAAGTACAAAACTGCCCTCACGTGCAGATCATGTGATCAGATTTAACGGAACAATTTGACGTCCGTTAGAGGCAGGGACCACCCACCCTCGTTTTGTAAACCACAGGGACCACGAACCTCGAAAATGAACATCAGGGACCATTTACCCCATTTCATGTAAATCACAGGGACCATTTatccaattttctctttttcttttttttttcttttttttttaactaaCAACAAACAAACCATATAGAAAGAAGTAAAACAAAAACAAACTGAAACTGACCAACCAACAATACCCGAACAAAAAGACGAAGCACATTActctaataagaaaatgttggttGATATTAACTTAGATTTGTACATATGTTCCAGGTTTCTCCAGAATTAAGTTTTGTATCGATTAGGAATTTGAAAAAGAACAATGTAGTTAATGTCATTAGAAATTAAAAGTGATTCATTATCTTTTGTTTGCTATCATATAATATAATTGGAAATACAAGTAGTAGAAGTACACATATATGTCGCACTTCTAACTTAACAATTCAATACTCTTGTAGTATATAAATGATTGACAACCAAATCGAGTGACTCATCACGAGTTTTCACGAGGTTCATTCACACCTACGAAAACAACAATCTGAAACTTACTGGTCAACAAAATGTCAAAATGCCCTTTTTATGGCCAAAGCATAACCGGGATATATTATACTGTCATTCACCATCTTAACTTGGTGAAAGTTACAAACTTGTTGACTGGTTAGAATGAGTACAGTTATACAAGAAGATCATAATGATTTCTTCCGCTGTACAAAAGTCTCACAGCTTTTTTGGCTTTTACTTTTCTTGAACCCTTCAAAAGGTCGGCTCCATACTCAGCGATCGGAATGAAACCATATCCATTGCCAGCTTTTGAGTGCTGAAATGCAGTCAAGAAGCATGCATTAGCAAGGACTTTTTTCCAATATAACAAAAACAAAGCAGACGGATTGAAAAACAAATCTTTCAACCACTAAACTATCAAATTTATGTTAAAATGCCCGTTGTGCATCATGTCCCGGTCCCTTTTTAACATTCATACTCACCTGCAAAAAATTtcattttaattataattgtttggtGGAATGAATATTAGGTAGCAAATAATTTCATTTTAGTATGTCATGCTAGTTAAGGGGCAAAAACAGTGTTTTCTACAAATGACAAAAAAAAAGTAACAAGTTGAAATGATGCTTATGAACAATGATTGGTACCTCATGTTCAGGTATATAGACCACGATTGGTTGGCTACATAACTTGGATAATACCTGTGGATGGTGGGTAttgtaaaaccaaccaaaataactCAGTAATACATAGAAGAAGCATAACACACATGAAGAAGTAAAGAAATGAAAAACACATGTAATTCTTCGATATACATACAACAACAGGCAATTAATGAAACAAGTGTAAGCAAaagtagcatcatcatcatcatcccaaGGCAAAGGATAAAGGATTACCTCTATCACCTTTCTTGTTGATTGCTATAACTAACTAGAAAGCATTTATTTGGTATACAAAAATGTATGTAGTAGCCTAGTAGGTATACTTTGAAAAGAAACAAAAAAGCGAACAAGTGAAATGGATTTTAAGTTACCTAATAAAGTGTATCTAACGCACAAAACCTCCTGCTGAAATATGGATATCTAGATTGACCCCAGGGGGTTTTCccccggatccattcaggattcaaacccggcccgcctgcccctcgggatggttaaaggatcgagttcctgtaatgcgattcgggtttcctcccgaacgtgtgtgtgtgtgcaaatgatgagtgtcattgaaataaatgatacaacgatgcaagcttgccgttcaaaaaaaaaaaaaattctggaaaaAAAACCCAAGTGTATCAAATCACAGATCAACCCAACGAAGCCCATTTCCACTCATACCCAAAATTATGTGTCTTGACCGTAAGTCATTTTAGCCCGTTAGCTAACCCACCTGCCCCCAAACCATTTTGACCGCTTAACCAACCTACCTGCCCCCGCATATAAAGCCTCCAGATAAATAACTAATAAAGAGGTTTAAcactagaaagaaagaaaaaaatgactTTATAGGTGGACCAAAAGAAACATCAAGAAGAAGGAAGCTTCAACATcatttataaatttatacatacaGGAAACCCAACAACTAACTGCTCATAGCTATTATTAGCTAATGTAGATTACGACAAGAATAACTGGACTCGAAAGAATTGCAAAAGCTTACAACTAACCCATGCACTCATCTACAGTTTTCTTAATTACCCCCTTATCCTCAAAAGTTACTCTTTTCTTCGTTGACCCACTATGAATTGCATAATAAACAGTATTAATAGAGATGATTACTTTCATTGATACGAAAATATATATTGCCACTATATATTGCGTATACAGGGATTAAAAATACagctactattcatattcattgatATAAAAATACATGTTAAGATACTAACCAATAGTTCTGACTCGCCTCCCCAAAAATCTGGCCGTCCAATGCGTTGACAATAACTACAGGCATTCATAATTTAAATCATACCATTATTAACAGATTACAGATTATGAATAGCCTTGAGGATAATCAGAATCACCACATCCAAAATCTAACCGCTTTAAGGACTCGTCGACGGTAATTGCTATTAGTGCTTCTTCATATTGATGTCTTTCTTTGTCGCTATCACATAGCACCTCCTTTATTGCCATCCGTAGTTCATCTGCAATATATTTGAGAAAACACAAAATAGCATTTAAAATTGAGTTGTAATATTAAACATATGCTTGCAGAAATTGATGGCACATAATAGGATATGATAATTTTAAGGATATAAACAAGTACCAACAACCCATGGTTAAAAATATAGCTATTTCTTAGTATTATTACCTGCGAAACAGGAATCCTGTGATATGGAGATCATAACATGTGaggttattttattttacaattgTACAGTGACTACGCACATATACATAGTTATTCTATACATATACTGATATACATCTACATATATTTGTAATTTGTAGGCTTTATGTACTATACAAGATTCAAGTGAACATAACAGCTTCAAAGCTTTATGTAAGCTTTATGTATACTTGAATCACGTGAACATAACAGCTTCAAAGCCTTTTTCCTATACACATAAATGGCATAACTGCATTGATGTTCATGATTACATGAATACCTGCATTTTCTCTTTCTTCTCGGGGGCTAAGAGCAACACTCTTGTTCATAGCCATTCCTTTCACCTACCAAACAAAACAACTAATTTTCTAAATTTCCGCCCTAAAACAAAAGACTTTTGGTATGGTAAAAGTTcagaccattttttttttttttttgaacggcggttttttggcatcag
This genomic stretch from Rutidosis leptorrhynchoides isolate AG116_Rl617_1_P2 chromosome 11, CSIRO_AGI_Rlap_v1, whole genome shotgun sequence harbors:
- the LOC139876671 gene encoding OVARIAN TUMOR DOMAIN-containing deubiquitinating enzyme 3 isoform X1, with the protein product MAAETSNGSSYINNSSRCNILEDLRNGVANFQIVSSPVTSIATNNHVFQNNYSVPSVCATHRFFARIGPELQISPALSKVETFKVHKVTGDGRCMFRALVKGMAMNKSVALSPREERENADELRMAIKEVLCDSDKERHQYEEALIAITVDESLKRYCQRIGRPDFWGGESELLVLSKLCSQPIVVYIPEHEHSKAGNGYGFIPIAEYGADLLKGSRKVKAKKAVRLLYSGRNHYDLLV
- the LOC139876671 gene encoding OVARIAN TUMOR DOMAIN-containing deubiquitinating enzyme 3 isoform X3 encodes the protein MAAETSNGSSYINNSSRCNILEDLRNGVANFQIVSSPVTSIATNNHVFQNNYSVPSVCATHRFFARIGPELQISPALSKVETFKVHKVTGDGRCMFRALVKGMAMNKSVALSPREERENADELRMAIKEVLCDSDKERHQYEEALIAITVDESLKRYCQRIGRPDFWGGESELLVLSKLCSQPIVVYIPEHEVSMNVKKGPGHDAQRAF
- the LOC139876671 gene encoding OVARIAN TUMOR DOMAIN-containing deubiquitinating enzyme 3 isoform X2, translating into MAAETSNDLRNGVANFQIVSSPVTSIATNNHVFQNNYSVPSVCATHRFFARIGPELQISPALSKVETFKVHKVTGDGRCMFRALVKGMAMNKSVALSPREERENADELRMAIKEVLCDSDKERHQYEEALIAITVDESLKRYCQRIGRPDFWGGESELLVLSKLCSQPIVVYIPEHEHSKAGNGYGFIPIAEYGADLLKGSRKVKAKKAVRLLYSGRNHYDLLV